One window of Myripristis murdjan chromosome 8, fMyrMur1.1, whole genome shotgun sequence genomic DNA carries:
- the dnmt1 gene encoding DNA (cytosine-5)-methyltransferase 1: MPTRTSLSLPEDVRKRLQVLEKDEDGFSDEDRVKEKLRLVQDFLHVDAQDQLNSLKEKMNTSEISKEGYLSKVKALLGKELCVENGSHFGGTEQNGKTNGFTTNGSHKDEDGGDVTMDIQEEADAMKSPSAPKGKSGRRSKADSETKKSPGSARVTRNSGKQPTILSMFSKVQKRKSEEVNGETTNGQKELKKEEEDVEESREEKRLKVDSDENTAPEESKSEITKPVSAAKTPPPKCPDCRQYLDDSDLKFFQGDPDNALDEPEMLTDERLSLFDSNEDGFESYEDLPQHKITNFSVYDKRGHLCPFDSGLIEKNVELYFSCVVKPIYDDNPCLDGGVPAKKLGPINAWWITGFDGGEKALIGFTTAFADYILMQPSEEYAPIFALMQEKIYMSKIVVEFLQKNPDVTYEDLLNKIETTVPPAGLNFNRFTEDTLLRHAQFVVEQVESYDEAGDSDEQPIIVTPCMRDLIKLAGVTLGKRRAARRQAIRHPTKIEKDSKGPTKATTTKLVYQIFDTFFSDQIDQNDKEAGGVKRQRCGVCEVCQSPDCGKCSACKDMIKFGGSGRSKQACRQRRCPNLAVKEAEDDENVEEEDLPLDKTQKKVSQVKRKKQTQCKLTWIGEPIKAEGKKQYYKKVSLNDEVLEVGDCVSVSSEDPSIPLYLARITSLWEDNNGKMFHAHWFLRGTDTVLGESSDPLEVVLVDECEDMQLNYVLGKVNIMYKAPSNNWFMEGGMDVDLKVIDDDGKSFFYQFWYDTEFARFETPPPFTPSEDCKYKFCGSCARTKEREDQETPRAFERLEDGDHDSKTLYALACFKGEQFRVGDSVYLPPEAFTFSVKAASPVKRSHRKEDVDEDLYPEYYRKSSDYIKGSNLDAPEPFRVGRIKEIFCQRRDMTDVKLRIYKFYRPENTHKGVKASYHTDINQLYWSDEEVTVSMSEVLGRCQVEYGEDLNESVQDYSSGGPDRFYFLEAYNAKSKSFEDPPNHARSAVHKGKGKGKGKGKGKGKASVPQETQDLPNETETSKVPKYRTLDVFSGCGGLSEGFHQAGISETLWAIEMWDPAAQAFRLNNPGTTVFTEDCNILLKLVMSGEKTNSLGQKLPQKGDVEMLCGGPPCQGFSGMNRFNSRTYSKFKNSLVVSYLSYCDYYRPKFFLLENVRNFVSFKSSMVLKLTLRCLVRMGYQCTFGVLQAGQYGVAQTRRRAIILAAAPGEKLPRYPEPLHVFAPRACSLNVVVDERKYVSNVTRGNGGIYRTITVRDTMSDLPEIRNGAAALEISYNGEPQSWFQRQIRGTQYQPILRDHICKDMSALVEGRMRHIPLAPGSDWRDLPNIEVRLKDGTMTKKLRYTHSDKKNGRSSTGALRGVCTCAGGKPCDPADRQFNTLIPWCLPHTGNRHNHWAGLYGRLEWDGFFSTTVTNPEPMGKQGRVLHPEQHRVVSVRECARSQGFPDTYRFFGNILDKHRQVGNAVPPPLSRAIGLEIKKCVMQRIKEEQASENVKQEKMEVSD; encoded by the exons ATGCCAACCAGGACCTCCTTGTCTCTGCCAGaggatgtcaggaaaag GCTGCAGGTGTTGGAAAAAGACGAGGATGGCTTTTCAGACGAg GATCGTGTGAAGGAGAAGCTCAGGTTGGTGCAGGACTTCCTGCATGTTGATGCTCAGGACCAGCTCAATAGCCTAAAGGAGAAGATGAACACTTCAGAAATCTCAAAG GAGGGCTACCTCTCCAAAGTAAAGGCCTTACTGGGAAAGGAGCTGTGTGTGGAAAATGGTTCACATTTTGGTGGAACGGAGCAGAACGGAAAAACAAATGGTTTTACTACAAATGGTTCCCACAAAGATGAGGATGGTGGAGATGTAACAATGGACATCCAGGAGGAAGCTGATGCTATGAAGTCCCCATCTGCTCCCAAAGGAAAGAGTGGGCGCAGGAGCAAGGCAGACTCTGAAACTAAAA AGTCCCCGGGCAGTGCCAGGGTCACAAGGAACAGTGGGAAACAGCCAACCATTTTGTCAATGTTCTCCAAAGT TCAAAAGCGCAAGTCAGAGGAGGTGAACGGAGAGACTACAAATGGACAAAAAGAActgaagaaagaggaggaggatgttgaGGAG tCCCGGGAAGAGAAGCGTCTCAAAGTGGATTCAGATGAAAA CACTGCTCCAGAAGAATCAAAGAGTGAGATAACAAAGCCAGTTTCTGCTGCGAAG aCGCCACCCCCCAAATGTCCAGACTGCAGGCAGTACTTGGATGACTCAGACCTCAAGTTCTTTCAGGGGGATCCTGATAATGCG CTGGATGAGCCAGAAATGCTAACAGATGAGCGTCTGTCCCTGTTTGATTCTAATGAAGATGGATTTGAGAGCTATGAGGACCTACCGCAGCACAAGATTACAAACTTCAG CGTGTACGACAAGCGGGGCCACCTGTGTCCATTTGACTCTGGACTGATTGAGAAGAATGTGGAGCTCTACTTCAGTTGTGTAGTGAAACCCATCTATGATGACAACCCATGCTTGGAtg gtgGTGTTCCTGCCAAAAAGCTTGGACCCATCAATGCCTGGTGGATCACTGGCTTTGATGGGGGAGAAAAGGCTTTGATAGGCTTCACTACAG CTTTTGCTGATTACATCCTGATGCAGCCCAGTGAAGAGTATGCGCCAATCTTTGCACTGATGCAGGAAAAGATCTACATGAGTAAGATAGTGGTTGAATTCCTCCAGAAGAATCCTGATGTTACCTATGAGGATCTCCTTAACAAGATTGAG aCAACAGTGCCTCCTGCAGGGCTAAACTTCAACCGCTTCACTGAAGACACATTGCTGCGTCATGCCCAGTTTGTGGTGGAGCAGGTGGAGAGCTATGATGAGGCCGGAGACTCAGATGAGCAGCCCATCATTGTTACCCCTTGCATGAGAGACCTAATCAAGCTGGCTGGAGTCACTCTGGGGAAGAG GAGAGCTGCCAGACGACAGGCCATTCGCCACCCAACCAAGATAGAGAAGGACAGTAAGGGACCCACTAAAGCCACAACCACTAAGCTGGTCTACCAGATCTTTGACACCTTCTTCTCTGATCAGATAGATCAGAATGATAAAGAGGCCGGTGGTGTCAAACGGCAGCGCTGTGGTGTTTGTGAG GTTTGCCAGTCTCCTGATTGTGGCAAGTGCTCAGCTTGCAAGGACATGATCAAGTTTGGAGGAAGTGGCAGAAGCAAGCAGGCTTGTCGACAGAGAAG GTGCCCCAACCTTGCAGTTAAGGAGGCTGAGGATGATGAGAATGTTGAAGAGGAAGATTTGCCCTTGGACAAGACCCAAAAGAAGGTGTCTCAGGTCAAGAGAAAGAAGCAGACCCAATGCAAATTGACATGGATTGGAGAGCCTATTAAG GCTGAGGGAAAGAAGCAGTACTACAAGAAGGTCAGTTTGAATGATGAAGTGCTGGAGGTGGGCgactgtgtctctgtttcttcaGAAGATCCATCCATTCCTCTCTACCTGGCAAG AATCACGTCCCTCTGGGAGGATAACAATGGGAAAATGTTCCATGCCCACTGGTTCCTCCGTGGCACTGACACAGTGCTGGGAGAGTCATCCGACCCACTGGAGGTCGTCCTTGTCGATGAGTGCGAAGATATGCAGCTCAACTATGTTCTGGGCAAAGTAAACATTATGTACAAGGCCCCGTCCAACAACTGGTTCATGGAG GGTGGAATGGATGTTGACCTGAAGGTGATTGACGATGATGGTAAGAGCTTCTTCTATCAGTTTTGGTATGATACCGAGTTTGCCCGCTTCGAAACGCCTCCACCCTTCACACCATCTGAGGACTGCAAGTACAA GTTCTGTGGCAGCTGTGCCAGAACTAAAGAGCGAGAAGACCAGGAGACTCCACGTGCATTTGAACGCCTGGAGGATGGCGACCATGACTCAAAGACCCTGTACGCTCTGGCCTGCTTCAAGGGTGAGCAGTTCAGGGTAGGAGACAGTGTCTACCTACCTCCTGAGGCATTTACTTTCAG TGTGAAGGCAGCTAGTCCAGTGAAGCGATCCCATCGGAAAGAGGACGTGGATGAGGATTTGTATCCAGAGTATTACAGGAAGTCTTCAGACTATATCAAGGGATCAAACCTTGATGCCCCAGAACCCTTCCGTGTTGGACGCATCAAAGAGATCTTCTGTCAAAGACGTGACATGACAGATGTCAAACTGCGAATCTATAAGTTCTACAG GCCAGAGAATACTCACAAAGGTGTCAAAGCCAGTTATCACACAGACATCAATCAACTCTACTGGAGTGATGAGGAAGTGACAGTCAGCATGTCAGAGGTGCTTGGCCGCTGTCAAGTAGAATATGGAGAGGACCTGAATGAATCTGTGCAGGACTACTCTAGTGGTGGCCCAGACCGCTTCTACTTCCTTGAG GCCTACAATGCCAAGTCCAAGAGCTTTGAGGATCCACCAAATCACGCCCGCTCTGCTGTTcacaaaggaaaaggaaagggcAAGGGAAAAG GTAAAGGCAAAGGGAAGGCCTCAGTTCCACAGGAAACACAGGACTTGCCAAATGAAACAGAGACATCTAAAGTGCCTAAGTATCGCACACTGGATGTGTTCTCCGGCTGCGGTGGACTCTCTGAAGGCTTCCACCAGGCTG GTATCTCTGAGACTCTGTGGGCTATAGAGATGTGGGACCCTGCAGCACAGGCATTCAGGCTCAACAACCCCGGCACCACAGTCTTCACCGAGGACTGCAACATCTTGCTGAAGTTGGTCATGTCTGGAGAGAAGACTAATTCTCTTGGCCAGAAGTTGCCACAGAAGGGTGACGTGGAGATGCTGTGTGGAGGCCCTCCCTGCCAAGGCTTCAGTGGCATGAATCGCTTCAACTCTCGCACTTATTCAAAGTTCAAGAACTCACTTGTGGTCTCTTATCTGAG TTACTGTGATTACTACAGACCAAAGTTCTTCCTGCTTGAGAACGTGAGGAACTTTGTCTCATTCAAAAGCTCCATGGTCCTGAAACTGACTCTACGCTGTCTTGTACGAATGGGCTACCAGTGCACTTTTGGTGTCCTTCAG GCTGGTCAGTATGGTGTTGCCCAGACTCGTCGCAGGGCCATTATCCTGGCTGCTGCTCCTGGAGAGAAGCTGCCCCGCTATCCCGAGCCTCTGCATGTGTTTGCTCCCAGAGCGTGCTCTCTGAATGTGGTGGTGGATGAGAGGAAATACGTCAGCAATGTCACACG AGGAAATGGAGGTATCTACAGAACTATCACTGTCAGAGACACTATGTCTGATCTGCCAGAGATCCGCAACGGAGCAGCTGCCTTGGAGATCTCCTACAATGGAGAACCCCAGTCTTGGTTCCAGAGGCAAATCAGAGGAACACAGTATCAGCCTATCCTCCGAGACCACATCTGCAAG GACATGAGTGCTCTGGTTGAAGGTCGGATGCGTCACATCCCGTTGGCTCCAGGGTCTGACTGGAGGGATCTGCCCAACATTGAGGTTCGGTTGAAAGATGGTACAATGACCAAGAAGCTTCGTTACACACACTCTGATAAAAAGAATGGACGCAGCAGCACTGGCGCACTAAGAGGTGTTTGCACTTGTGCAGGAG GGAAGCCATGTGACCCTGCAGACAGGCAATTCAACACCCTGATCCCCTGGTGTCTGCCTCACACTGGGAACCGCCACAATCACTGGGCTGGACTCTACGGTCGACTGGAGTGGGACGGCTTCTTCAGCACCACTGTCACCAACCCTGAGCCAATGGGCAAGCAG ggccgtgttctgcatcctgagcAGCACAGAGTGGTGAGCGTGAGGGAGTGTGCACGCTCTCAGGGATTCCCTGATACCTACCGCTTCTTCGGAAACATCCTGgataaacacagacag GTTGGAAATGCTGTGCCTCCACCTTTGTCCAGAGCCATTGGGCTGGAGATCAAGAAGTGTGTCATGCAGAGAATCAAAGAAGAGCAGGCATCAG AGAACGTGAAACAAGAGAAGATGGAAGTCTCAGATTAA